The following are from one region of the Siniperca chuatsi isolate FFG_IHB_CAS linkage group LG21, ASM2008510v1, whole genome shotgun sequence genome:
- the LOC122868396 gene encoding ferritin, middle subunit isoform X2, with protein MESQVRQNYHRDCEAAINRMVNMELFASYTYTSMAFYFSRDDVALPGFTHFFKENSEEEREHAQKLLSFQNNRGGRIFLQDIKNVNQALLDLHKLASEHGDPHLCDFLETHYLNEQVEAIKKLGDYISNLTRMDAHNNKMAEYLFDKHTLGEKS; from the exons ATGGAGTCCCAAGTGCGTCAGAACTACCACCGCGACTGCGAGGCCGCCATCAACCGGATGGTCAACATGGAGCTGTTTGCCTCTTACACCTACACTTCTATG GCTTTTTACTTCTCCCGTGACGATGTGGCCCTTCCAGGCTTCACCCATTTCTTCAAGGAAaacagtgaggaggagagggagcatGCTCAGAAGCTGCTGTCCTTCCAGAACAACAGAGGAGGACGCATCTTCCTGCAGGACATCAAG AACGTCAACCAGGCTTTGCTGGACCTGCACAAACTGGCATCTGAACATGGAGACCCTCAT CTGTGTGACTTCCTGGAGACCCACTACCTGAACGAGCAGGTGGAGGCCATCAAGAAGCTGGGCGACTACATTTCCAACCTCACCCGCATGGATGCCCACAACAACAAGATGGCGGAGTACCTGTTTGACAAGCACACCCTGGGGGAGAAGAGCTAA
- the LOC122868396 gene encoding ferritin, middle subunit isoform X1, producing MESQVRQNYHRDCEAAINRMVNMELFASYTYTSMAFYFSRDDVALPGFTHFFKENSEEEREHAQKLLSFQNNRGGRIFLQDIKKPERDEWGSGLEAMQCALQLEKNVNQALLDLHKLASEHGDPHLCDFLETHYLNEQVEAIKKLGDYISNLTRMDAHNNKMAEYLFDKHTLGEKS from the exons ATGGAGTCCCAAGTGCGTCAGAACTACCACCGCGACTGCGAGGCCGCCATCAACCGGATGGTCAACATGGAGCTGTTTGCCTCTTACACCTACACTTCTATG GCTTTTTACTTCTCCCGTGACGATGTGGCCCTTCCAGGCTTCACCCATTTCTTCAAGGAAaacagtgaggaggagagggagcatGCTCAGAAGCTGCTGTCCTTCCAGAACAACAGAGGAGGACGCATCTTCCTGCAGGACATCAAG AAACCCGAGCGTGATGAGTGGGGGAGCGGCCTGGAGGCCATGCAGTGCGCCCTGCAGCTGGAGAAGAACGTCAACCAGGCTTTGCTGGACCTGCACAAACTGGCATCTGAACATGGAGACCCTCAT CTGTGTGACTTCCTGGAGACCCACTACCTGAACGAGCAGGTGGAGGCCATCAAGAAGCTGGGCGACTACATTTCCAACCTCACCCGCATGGATGCCCACAACAACAAGATGGCGGAGTACCTGTTTGACAAGCACACCCTGGGGGAGAAGAGCTAA